Below is a window of Deltaproteobacteria bacterium DNA.
GTTTATCCAACATTTCCCCAACACCGGCCACGGCAAGCATGAAAGACTACATCGACCTCGACGCCACGATTGAACGTATGGGCAATGACCCCGAACTGACGGCCAGGGTCTTCGCCCTGTTCATCGAAGACATCCCCCATAAACTCAAAGCCGTCCAAAAGGCCGCGGCGGACTTGGATCTGGATGTCATCCGGCGTCAGGCCCACTCCATCAAGGGCTCGTCGGCTACCATCGGGGCCTTGGCCATGCAAGAGGCTGCCCTGGCCCTGGAAGAGGCCGCCAAGACGTCCGATTCACAAAGGGTAGTCGCGGCTGCGTCCGATCTCCTGGCCAAGGCCGAAAAAACCTTCTTCCACCTTCGTCAATATCTGGACCGGTCTTCAGCCTGAAACTCGCGATCGAGGAACTCCACGTCAGCCGAGATGATCCATGGCCATGGCTTCGGGGGATACCGGAACATCCAGTGTCTGGGACAATCTCATCCGTTCGGCCGAATCGAAGGCAAATCCCCGGGAATCTGCCGTGCCGCCTCCGAACAGTCTGAAAAGGGAATGGTAATCGGAGTCCAGGGCCTCATCACGAGATAATGACAGGGCTCTGGCCGCACTCCAGATGTCCCGCTCCTCCCCCTCGATCTCCCAGTAGCGGCCAAAAGGCAGGATATCCTGACAGATCGAGCACTCTCCGAATCGCCAGACCCGGCGAAACTTCTCGTACCTGGCCGAGACGACGAAACCCAGCTCCAAAAGGATCCCCAGCATGGCCTGGGCACTCTCCAGACCACATTCGTCTTCCCGGCGGACCTTGGCGCCGGCCACGGCCTCGCTGTCCAGGCTCTTGCGCTTGAGCGTCAAAAGCGGCGTGGCCCCGGACCGGACCCGCAAAAGCGTTCCCTCGGAGGCCAGACGTCCTTCCGGGGTATCCAGAACCACATTGCTCTCCAGATGCCAGGGCACGGCCAGATGGCCGTGAGCTTGAAGCACCTCCTCGACCGGCCCGAAATCCAGGACCGAAAACTTGACTTCGATCTCCAAAGGCATTGAACTCTCCTTGTGTGAACCGCCATCAACAGAACAGGCGAAGCCCGGCAAAACTCCATTATTTACCCGTGAGGTCCAGAATGCCCGCCAGGAAGACCAAAGCCCAATATCCGGAAGATCCCGTCCAGACCCATTGGGGGCACCGACTGAAGGCCGTCAAGGATCGTCTGGAGTCAAACAACTTTCAGGTCCTGACGGCCGAATCATCCGGACAGGCCAAGGACATGGCCCTGGAAGCCCTCCGACAGAGGGCGCCCTGTCTCGTGTCCTGGGGAGGATCCAAGACCTTCGTCCAGACCGGGCTCTACGAGGCCGTCCTAGCCGACCCGGCCTTCAGGGTTCTGGACACCTATGCCAAGAACATGACCCGGGAGGAAAGCATCGAGCGCCGTCGTCAGGCCCTTCTGGCCGACGTCTTCGTCACCGGAACCAACGCCCTGACCGAACAGGGGCACTTGGTCAATCTGGACATGATCGGCAATCGGGTCGCGGCCCTGACTTTCGGCCCGAAATACGTTCTCATTCTGGTCGGCCGGAACAAGATCGTCCCCGACCTCTCCTCGGCCATGGACCGAATCAAGCGCTACAGTGCTCCGGTCAACGCCGTCCGGCTTGGGAAAAAAACGCCTTGCGCCAAGACTGGGGTCTGTCAGGACTGCCGAAGCCCGGAACGGATCTGCAACACCTGGACAGTCTCAGAGAAATCCTTCCCCGCCGGACGAGTCTGCGTGGTTCTCATCAACGAGGATCTGGGTTTCTGATCTTCAGCCTTGGACCTTGCCCGCCTGTTCCAGCTTGAGCTCAATATTGTCCCGCAGCCAGAGCGGATCCCACCACTCCACGGGATTGACCGGCAGCCCCGAAAGCACGACCCCAAAATGGAGGTGATCGCCTCCGGCCAGCCCCGAGGTTCCGGTCCGGCCGATGGTCTGGCCCTTGGCCACATCCTGGCCCGGGGCCACATCCATCTGGCTCAGGTGGGCGTACAGGGTCTGAAGACCCAGTCCGTGGTCGATGATGACCACATTCCCCCAGATGCCCAGAAAATCGGCAAAAATGACACGCCCATCATTGGAGGCCGGCACCTCCGCCCGAAGGGTCGAGGCCAGGTCCACGCCAAGGTGGGTCTGTTCGTCGATCCTATCCTTGTTGTAGAAATAGGTCCGGTGATCGCCGAAAGTGGCCCGGGTCGCCGCCCTGGGCTGGCGGACGAATGCTCCGGACCACAAGGGCGTCGAACTCGTATTCTGACCCATGGCCACCAGCATGGCCCTGTTCTGCGGCCGAAGCTCCCGGTTGACCTTTAGGAAGAGTTCCAGTTCGTTCTCGGTCTCCGGAAAAAGGTGACGAAACTGGGGCATGACGGCCGTCAGAAAAGAGTCGTCGATGTTGATCTGGTCCCTGGGAAATTTCTTGGCCCGGACATGGCAGGAAAAACCGCTTTTCTGAACGTTTCCAGCCTGGTCCTCAAGCAGAATCCGCGGCTGATCCACCTTGGGATCGGCATCATACGGAAAGGCAAAATAGCAGAAGACGTCGCCGTCCTGGTCCGTGTATCCCGGGAAAAACCACTTCCCGATCTCGACCCCGGCTCGGACCACCGCTTCTCCCGGCTTGAAGATGACCAGGCCGCATCCTCCCTGATTGACATAGTGCTGATGGGTGAGCACGGCCACCGACGGAGGCTTGTTGTCCAGGACGAGGCTTCTGCGGATCATCGCTCTGTTTCCATCCCCCCAATGAGCGAGGGATCTGTCTCGAACGGCGACCTCCAATTCAATCTCGCCATCGGTCAGGCCCTTGGCCGAGACCGTGAAATTTCCGCTCCAGGACTCGAGCGGCTCCGCAAAGGTCTCGGACAGCACCTCGAACTCCTTGTCACCCTTACGGACCAACACCAGGACATCCCGCAACCCTCGGCCTTCGTCCCTGGCCGTCAGGGTGAACTGGATCTTGGAATTGACGGCCGCCTGCTCGGGAGAAAGCTCCACCGACGGCAGGCGGGACTCGAAAAAGAAAAGGTAGGCCCAAATGCCGGCCCCACAGACCGCCAGGAGCAGGAATACAAACACCCCGCCCTTGAAACCGAAACCTCCTCCGGACACGCTCTTCTTTCTAAACACACAAAACCCCTTGGTTGCGGTCAACACCCCCCGAGGCAAATCGCCGCAGGGTCAGGAAACACCCAAGAATCCCCATCGCCACAAAAACCTGCCCGGCCCAGGACCAGACCGGTCCGTGCCGCTTGTGAATCTATGGAAAAGGGCTGGGGGGGTCAAACCATCTAACGGGGCCTTGCGCCTCAAGACGTGCACGCCCCATTGACTTCAACGGGGAAGTATCCCGAACGGTACATCTCAGAAAATTCGAATCAGAAGAAGCCCATTCGATATTTGTAAAGCCTACAGGCCGGGGTGTCTTTTCAGATCAGCACGACTTCGTCACGCCCATCCCCTCGATCCGTCCGTCAGACATCCAAGGGGCTTTTGACCCCCAGGCCGTCGCCCTTTCCGGCCACATGGGTGTAGACCATGGTCGTTTGCAGGCTGGCGTGACCCAACAGCTTCTGGATGGTTCGGATGTCGTATCCGATCTCAAGGAGATGGGTGGCGAAGCTGTGGCGCAGGGTGTGAGGCGTGGCCGGTTTGGTCAACCCTGCCCTATCCCTGGCTTGGCGCACGGCATGCTGGATGAGGCTGGGATGAAGATGGTGGCGACGCACGGTTTTGGTTTTGGGATCCACCGAAAGCGATGCCGAGGGGAAAACCCAGAACCATGGCCATTGGGTGCTTGCGCCTGGATACTTGCGCTCCAATGCGTCGGGCATGAACACGCCTGGAATCCCTTCGCTTCGATCCCGGTCGAACAACCTTCTGGTTGACTGGATATGGTTTTCGAGATCGTACCGAATGACGTCGGGCAACATGGTAACCCGATCCCGGTCACCCTTGCCGGCCATCACCACAACGCGGCTTCGTTCGAAATCGATGTCCTTGATCCGCAAACGCAATGACTCCTGCAAGCGCAATCCGCACCCGTAGAGCATGCGGACAACCAGCCCGGAATCCCCTTCAATCACATCCAGGAGTCGACGCACCTCCTCCCGGCTAAGGACCATGGGCACACGGACTCTCTTGTGGGAGCGAAAGGCGTCCACCCCGTCGAATTCCCGGCCAAGCACGTGACGGAAGAAAAAAACCAGGGCGTTCAGGGCCAGGTTCTGGGTGGATTTGGAGACGTTTCGCTCCACGGCCAGATGCGAGAGATAGGCCTCCACATCCCGGCCGTTCAATGCATCGGGAGCTTTCCCTCGGCAATGGGCCAGAAAATGCCGTACCCGGCCCACATAGGCCCGCTCCGTGGCCAATGAGCGGTGTTTGAGACGCAGAACGCGAATCAATTCCGTTTCCAACTCCGGAAGGATCGCAATTTCGGCCATATCGAGCGTGTCCTCTGATTTTTTCACAGTACTTCCATTGAGAAAATACATATACAAGGCCAAGGCATCCCGGGCCTGCCTGACTTGCCAATCCTCCAGGGATGATGCAATTTTCTCCAAAAATTGATCACGATCGACTTGGTTCAGAATCGCGTCCAACGAACGAGCGCGCTCGCAAAACATGGCCACCCAGCGAAGATAGTACGGGCGTTGTTTTTCGGAAACACCCTTTTGCCGACTAATGAATTGATGAAAGTTCGGGCCGTCGACAATTTTTGAAATAATATTATCAATATCCATAATAATTTTATAATTTTATAATTATCACAAAATGTCAAAACATAAAATATCAACAATTAAAGCATGTTAATAAATAAATGTTCGCCAATTATCCATTGACATGAGGTTAATCAGTTTGATATTTTTTCTTTTTGAATAATCTCGTTAATAAGTAATGTTAAGCGATATAATCGACATCGCAGTAAACAAACTAATGAGAAGTAAACTTAATGAGTGAACATACTGAAGTCCGCCTTCCTCTAGTAGAAAAATTGCTCAAGCTGGGATGGGATAAAAACCAGCTTCAATATGAGCCGGAATGGCGCGTCCCGAAAACGCCTAGCGCGGCTAGTCGTCGTGAGAAAGGGCAGAGCTTTAAATCTTTTCCAATCGATGTTGCGATTTTTGATCATCCATCTCATGTAGGTGATTATCAACATCTTCAAGTCATAATTGAAACAAAAGCCCCAACCATAGTTGAGGGGATAAATCAGTTAGAGATCTACATGAGCCTTGAGCCTCATGTATTGCTTGGAATATGGACTAATGGCCAAGAATTAATTCTTGTTTATAGGACTCCTGATGGCAAGTTTGATATTGATAAAAATGGGAGCCTTCCAAGGCCCACGGATAGCCTCATAAGAACAGCAGGAAAGCGCCTAATTTGGGCTGACTTAGAAGTCCCTACTACCGCAGAATTAAAAAAGACATTTTCTCGGCTGTTAGATGTAGTGGTAAGCAGAGATACCTTAAGCACTCGCAGAGATGATCAACTCAACAACTTGTGCAATATCATTCTTGCTAAGTTGGAAGGCGATAAGTTAGCCAAGTATTCCCCAGATGACCCAGCTCCTTTTCAAGTATGGGGCAGTGAAGAGGAAACCGCGAAAAAGGTAAAATCACTTTTTGCTGGTATGCGTATAGCACATAGCGACCTATTTTTAACTGATTCGGATAAAGACATACATCTTGATGATCATACAATTCATGCATGTGCGTATGAGATTTCTAAATATAAACTTCGTGACACTTCTATTAGTGTTATCTCTGAAGCGTTTCAAATATTTAGAACCTCAAGTTTAAAATCCGAAGAAGGCCAATATTACACTCCATACCCTGTCATTCGGAGTGCGATAAAATTAATGGAAGTCAAGCCAAGTGATAAAGTCTTAGACCCTGCATGCGGAACAGGAGGGTTTCTTCTAGAGAGCTTTAGGCAGCTAATTGAAAACCATCCTACTATGTCTGATGGCGATACGAAAAGCTGGGCAAATCGTCATCTATTTGGAGTCGATAAAGACCGAATTAATGTTATACTTGACGACATAATTAATTGCGTATTGGTCAAGATCATGGCATCGTGGCCCCATGAAAGCGCTCACGATTACCGATGCCGAAGACATGATTATGTCTATCCAGGACGAAATTCGCCGCACCGAGGAAGCCCGCTACGATCACCGCCTCCACGCCATGCTTCTCGTCGCGCAGGGACTGAGTTGCAGGGAGGTTGGAAAGATCTTGGGCGATGCACCCCGGACAGTCGCATACTGGGTCAACAGGTTTGAAAATGAGGGTTTTGCTGGTTTGGTCGATGGAGAGCGGCCCGGGCGTCCCCGCCGACTCACCAAAGAGCAACTCGCCGCAATTGAGACGGCCGTGCGAAAAGATCCTGCCGAATTCGGATTGCAAGGCCTTTGGGATGGGAAAACTCTTTCGTGTTTCATTCAGAACCAATGGGGCATCTCCCTTGGAATTCGACAGTGTCAGCGCCTTTTCCGAAAACTCGGCTTTCGACTCCGCAAGCCTCGGCCGAAAATAGCGCACGCTGATCCCGCCCAGCAGTCGGAATATAAAAAAACTGCTGAGATTTCTGAAGAATAAGCGGATCGACATCTGGGCCTTGGACGAGGTCAGATTCGAACAGCATGGAACCAGATGCCGCATGTGGATTCCGAAAGAAATGAAAGACCCGATTGTACTCCATCATCCGACAAGAAAGAGTGTAGGGTATTTCGGAGCAGTGCGAATCAGAGATGGTAAATTCGTCTATCGCCGAGAAGCCGACAAGTTCAATGGGGAGACATTCTTTCAATTCATCAAATACTTGCGCCGAATCAGCTCTCACTCGGGAAGGCGGGTTGTGCTGATCGTCGACAACGTCAGATACCACCATGCTCAACTTCATGCTGAATGGAGATTGGGCTGTCATAAGAGATTTGCGCTGGAGTTCATGCCGCCCTACAGCCCTGAACTCAATCCCATTGAGCGAGTCTGGAAGATCACGAGGAGAAAAGCTACCCATAACCGATACTTCCCCAAGTTGGAGGATGTGATCAATGCCGTTGAAAGTGTGTTCGACCGATGGCGTCATGGTAGCGAGGTTCTCAGGAAGTTATGCGCAATAAATTAAGTCGTCACGTATAAGTTAACAAAGGCAATCATGCTAACCATTGGCGATGGAAGCACAAATACCTATTTGGGCGACTCTATAAGAAGGCATTTGTGGGCTACATATTTTCAAGATTTACAGACTGCGCTTACTCCAAGATCATTTACATGCATTGTAACCAACCCACCGTTTGGAAAGGGATTGAAGGTTTCAAAGGTTGATGCAAAAGCAGCCGGTTTCACTATTTCCAGAAAGCCGAAAAAACTAGCAAGTGGTGGCTTTGAGTTTTCAAAGAGCGTTTATGAAGAGCGAGAGATAGGAATATTATTTCTTGAGCGCTGCTATGACTTGCTTGCCGATGGTGGAAGATTAGGAATTATTCTGCCTGAGACATATATGTTTTCACCTTCCTATGCCTGGCTTAGGTTCTGGCTTAAGGATCGGCTTGAATTAAGAGGCATGCTGAATATTGCCATGGAGGCATTTCAGGGATTCTGTCGTGCGAAGACAAATTTCTATATTTTCGAAAAGGTAGCCAATAAAAATGCATAAACCAAGTTGGTTCCGAGATGGAAAAACTCTAATTGTAAACGCAAAAACGTGCGGAATTAATAAGGATGGTCACGAACAGTATATTGTGAACCCGGATACTGGAATTCGCTCAAACTCTGATATAGATGATGATCTCGCAGAATGTTGTGATCTTGTTAAGTCTGGGGATTTTTCTAGAAAAGAGGTGTTTTTCTATGATACGAGTCGGACTGTAGAAGCCGGTTCATATGTTCCAAAATATTTTGACCATAAAACGCTTGAAGGGATTGAAGAGCTCTCAAGAAATAATAAAGGGTTATCGCTTAAGTCATTAGGCCAGCTAAAAAAAGAAAAAAAGATATTGTTGTTCGGTGGTCATGGAAGCCCTAGCTCCGATCAGAGGCTTGGTGAAATTCCATATATAAAGGTGTCTGACCTTCGCGCGGGGCATGTAAATATTAATCCAACAAATATGGTACCTATTGCGCTGGCAAAGAAATTTTGGGGTGGTGATACCTCTGGCCTGCAAGCATACGATCTGGTTTCTCCTGAAAGAGCATCTAAAAATATTGGAGAGTTCTGTGTTCTTATGCCGGGGCAAGAGAACTCGGTATTAACCAAGGAGGTTATTGTTGTTAGAACTAATACAGACTTGTTTGATCAATTCTATTTGCTTTGGGCTCTCACGCTTAAAGAAGTCGTTGCGCAGTGGGAGCGCATAGTGTTCATGCAAACAAATAGGGAAGATGTCGGCAAAAGAATGCATGAGATTCTAATTCCCATACCAGAATCAAGAGAGCTTGCCGACAAGCTTTCATTTCAGTTTAGGGATTACTATCAAAGCCTTGAAAAGGCTAGACGAATTTTTGTCGATTCAATTGAACATAGTAGCTTTAGTCATCACATTCATTTGGGTGAGTAGCGCTTAACAAAGTGCTGCACGCGGATAAATTACTCGCTGCGCTCGCAATTTACCGGTGAGCTTGGTCGTTCGGCCACCAACCCGATAATTACGAAGATGAAATTTTCACCCAAAATGGTAGAATCCGGAAAACTCTTAAAGAGATTTCAACATCTGAGGCGTCCTCGCTATGTATCAAATTGAAAATACATTAGAAATTGACAAATCTTTAATTTTAAAAGAAGACGAAGCGACTTACCATTCTCGCTGTTCCGGAGAGCTACTACAGAGCCGGGAACGCTATCGTCTGATAGATCTTTTCTGTGGAGCCGGAGGCATGTCGTTAGGGTTTTCAGAGGTTTTCGGCCAACCGTTCCAATCTGTCTGGGCAAATGACTTTAATCAATTTTGCGGCGACACTTATAATGAAAATTTCGGCCCTCATTGTGTTGTCGGAGACATTGTCGAAATACTGGACCAAGGGAAAATCGAGATACCAAAAGCTGATGTTGTAATTGGTGGCCCTCCATGCCAAGGTTTCAGTCTCTTAAATAAAAATCGCGAAAATGACCCTCGCAAGGAATTGTGGCGGCCATACTTAGAAGTTGTTGAACGATCCGGTGCATCAATTTTTATTATGGAGAATGTCCCCCAATTGCTTGGCACCTTCGAGCATGGTGAAATCGTCGGAGCGGCAAGGTCTCTCGGCTTCCGAGTCTGGCAAAAAAAATTAATTGCTGCAGATTATGGGGTTCCTCAAACTCGAACCAGAGCATTCATCATAGGTTGTAAATTCGCCGATCCGGCTGTGTTATTTCCACCTCGGAAAACTCATTTTAATCCAAATGGGAACGACAAACCGTTAACTCTTCCTTTTAATAAGGAGGAATACCTATCAACTCCTCCAAAGTGGAAAACAGTAAGAGACGCTATTGCCGATTTACCGTCGCCCGAAGGGACGGAAATAAGAAATGTC
It encodes the following:
- a CDS encoding Hpt domain-containing protein — its product is MNRRSNPFGSFSAGRFLSEAPRSGWTYGPGRKKPRSLSAASRNTHGSSSGTNDRADPPRGKKIFACSGPAPWIGLSNISPTPATASMKDYIDLDATIERMGNDPELTARVFALFIEDIPHKLKAVQKAAADLDLDVIRRQAHSIKGSSATIGALAMQEAALALEEAAKTSDSQRVVAAASDLLAKAEKTFFHLRQYLDRSSA
- a CDS encoding CYTH domain-containing protein, whose amino-acid sequence is MPLEIEVKFSVLDFGPVEEVLQAHGHLAVPWHLESNVVLDTPEGRLASEGTLLRVRSGATPLLTLKRKSLDSEAVAGAKVRREDECGLESAQAMLGILLELGFVVSARYEKFRRVWRFGECSICQDILPFGRYWEIEGEERDIWSAARALSLSRDEALDSDYHSLFRLFGGGTADSRGFAFDSAERMRLSQTLDVPVSPEAMAMDHLG
- a CDS encoding lactate utilization protein, whose product is MPARKTKAQYPEDPVQTHWGHRLKAVKDRLESNNFQVLTAESSGQAKDMALEALRQRAPCLVSWGGSKTFVQTGLYEAVLADPAFRVLDTYAKNMTREESIERRRQALLADVFVTGTNALTEQGHLVNLDMIGNRVAALTFGPKYVLILVGRNKIVPDLSSAMDRIKRYSAPVNAVRLGKKTPCAKTGVCQDCRSPERICNTWTVSEKSFPAGRVCVVLINEDLGF
- a CDS encoding M23 family metallopeptidase, with amino-acid sequence MFRKKSVSGGGFGFKGGVFVFLLLAVCGAGIWAYLFFFESRLPSVELSPEQAAVNSKIQFTLTARDEGRGLRDVLVLVRKGDKEFEVLSETFAEPLESWSGNFTVSAKGLTDGEIELEVAVRDRSLAHWGDGNRAMIRRSLVLDNKPPSVAVLTHQHYVNQGGCGLVIFKPGEAVVRAGVEIGKWFFPGYTDQDGDVFCYFAFPYDADPKVDQPRILLEDQAGNVQKSGFSCHVRAKKFPRDQINIDDSFLTAVMPQFRHLFPETENELELFLKVNRELRPQNRAMLVAMGQNTSSTPLWSGAFVRQPRAATRATFGDHRTYFYNKDRIDEQTHLGVDLASTLRAEVPASNDGRVIFADFLGIWGNVVIIDHGLGLQTLYAHLSQMDVAPGQDVAKGQTIGRTGTSGLAGGDHLHFGVVLSGLPVNPVEWWDPLWLRDNIELKLEQAGKVQG
- a CDS encoding integron integrase, whose protein sequence is MAEIAILPELETELIRVLRLKHRSLATERAYVGRVRHFLAHCRGKAPDALNGRDVEAYLSHLAVERNVSKSTQNLALNALVFFFRHVLGREFDGVDAFRSHKRVRVPMVLSREEVRRLLDVIEGDSGLVVRMLYGCGLRLQESLRLRIKDIDFERSRVVVMAGKGDRDRVTMLPDVIRYDLENHIQSTRRLFDRDRSEGIPGVFMPDALERKYPGASTQWPWFWVFPSASLSVDPKTKTVRRHHLHPSLIQHAVRQARDRAGLTKPATPHTLRHSFATHLLEIGYDIRTIQKLLGHASLQTTMVYTHVAGKGDGLGVKSPLDV
- a CDS encoding transposase; protein product: MKALTITDAEDMIMSIQDEIRRTEEARYDHRLHAMLLVAQGLSCREVGKILGDAPRTVAYWVNRFENEGFAGLVDGERPGRPRRLTKEQLAAIETAVRKDPAEFGLQGLWDGKTLSCFIQNQWGISLGIRQCQRLFRKLGFRLRKPRPKIAHADPAQQSEYKKTAEISEE
- a CDS encoding IS630 family transposase; the encoded protein is MIPPSSRNIKKLLRFLKNKRIDIWALDEVRFEQHGTRCRMWIPKEMKDPIVLHHPTRKSVGYFGAVRIRDGKFVYRREADKFNGETFFQFIKYLRRISSHSGRRVVLIVDNVRYHHAQLHAEWRLGCHKRFALEFMPPYSPELNPIERVWKITRRKATHNRYFPKLEDVINAVESVFDRWRHGSEVLRKLCAIN
- a CDS encoding DNA cytosine methyltransferase — its product is MYQIENTLEIDKSLILKEDEATYHSRCSGELLQSRERYRLIDLFCGAGGMSLGFSEVFGQPFQSVWANDFNQFCGDTYNENFGPHCVVGDIVEILDQGKIEIPKADVVIGGPPCQGFSLLNKNRENDPRKELWRPYLEVVERSGASIFIMENVPQLLGTFEHGEIVGAARSLGFRVWQKKLIAADYGVPQTRTRAFIIGCKFADPAVLFPPRKTHFNPNGNDKPLTLPFNKEEYLSTPPKWKTVRDAIADLPSPEGTEIRNVPPPLDLHFGRTPTELSRKRYRAIPREGMNRFDLQRIAPELTPKCWIRKKSGGTDLFGRLWWDKPSVTIRTEFFKPEKGRYLHPKQHRPITHREAARFQSFPDSFKFLGSKIEVAKQIGNAVPPLLAARVADVVRLLLDQKYGKWTSSQEQNEVKLCRG